The nucleotide window GCAGAAGCTGCAGAAGGTACAATCAGAAAAATGTTTGCAAGAAGCATCGGAGAAAATGCTGTTCACGGTTCAGATTCTGACGAGAATGCATTAATCGAAGCTCAATTCCATTTTTCAGGAAGAGAGATTTTCTAAGAAAATCATCTTATACAATAAAAAATCCGGAGAATTTTCTCCGGATTTTTGTTTTTCTGTGCAGAGGCTTATTAAAGATTATTTTCAATAGCTCCTACGTTTTCTCTGTACAGCTCAAGAGGTTTATCAAGTAAAACTGCAATGACGGTCATCTGTTTGTCCAGTCTTTCTTTAGGAATATCAATGTAAATGATTCCCGGCCTGTCACTCCAGTAAAGTTTATTGTAAATGGTATGGGTAAGCATGCTGCCTTCCCCTGCGATTCTTATTCTGGCAATGTTGTTTTTTATCCCTTTCAGTGCAATTGGTCCCGTTGGAATTCCTTCCACAAAAAGATAAAGTGTCTGTTTGTCTTTTGATAAAGCACTCATTCCCGGAAAATGACCTTCCGGCAGTCCTTTTCCTGTTTCAAATAAAACTTCTGCATGTTTGCTTATCCATTGCAGCGTTTCCGGATTTGTTGCAGGAGTTTTTTTGATTTTCATGTCAAGGCCATCATTGGTTAAGCCTGCATTTGTGATCAGATTATTACCATTATGTAAGGCATTGGCCAAATCATAAACTGCTTCCTTGGTATTTTTGTTTTCCAGTATTTCAGCAAGAGGATGTTCTTTCTTTTTAAAATCATTCAGAAACACAGGAGATGTGTCAAAAGTAAGTTCTGCCACTGTGACATCTTTGTCAAATTTTACATCGGAAAAATTCAATGTCAGAGTTTTTTCAGTGTTATAATCCGTTTTAACAACAGCGGATGGTTCTCCGATGATTTTTACTGAAAGAGGTTTTGTTACCAATCCATAAATCTTTGTGAAATTTTTGGCTTCTTCAAGATACAGGAATAAAGACTTTTTGGAGACCGACAAAGAAGATTTCCCTTTGTAATTTTCGAAAGGAATTCCGCGGGTTGTTTCGTAAATGGCATGCTGATTTTTTGAGGTCCAGCGTCCCAGGTTTTTAAGAATCTCAACCTGCTCCTCCGGAATGCTGCCATCTGATCTGGGACCGATATCAAGCAGGAGGTTTCCTCCCATGCTGATTACATCTGCCAGCGTTCTGACAATCATATTAGGAGTTTTATAACTTTTGTCAAAGGGTTGGTATCCCCAGGAATCATTCATGGTATAGCAGAGTTCCCAATAAGGATTCTGAGGCGGAACTACCGGGACACCTTGTTCCGGAGTATCATAATCTCCGTGATTGTTGAGCCTGGAATTGATAATGATATTGGGATTGTGTTTCCTGAGCAAATCTAAAGTCTGAGAAGCCTGCCATTCCTCTGAAGTATGCTCCCAGTCCCCATCGAACCAAAGAAGATCCGGAGAATACTGAGAAGAAAGTTCGTTAAGCTGGCTCTGATAATAGCTGATGAAACGCTGCCAGCGTGCAGGATCGTTTTTGAGTTCATAACGCTTTTTTGTCCGGGTATTGATATCATAATAAGGATGACTCCAATCCGGTAAGGAGAAATAAAGTCCTGTTTTTAATCCGGACTTTTTCAATGCAGAAACAAAAGGGCTTAAAACATCCTTTTGGGCCAGTGAATTTTGAGGAATAGTTGTCGCTTTTTCTGCTTTTGAGTTCCACAATGAAACTCCGTCATGATGTTTTGTTGTTATCACCGCATATTTTGCTCCGGATTCCCTGATGAGATTTACCCATTGTTCCGGTTGATATTTTGAAGCTGAAAAACCATTCAGCTGTTTCATATAATTTTCGTGATTAATGTAATTATTGAAGAATGACCAGGATTCGGAGATTCCGTTGACGGAGTAAATTCCCCAATGAATAAAGATACCCAGCTTGGCATTTTTAAACCATTCCATTTTTTTGCTGTTGCCGGCTGCTTGCTCCTGTGCACCAATAGTACCCGCAGATAATATCAGGCCAAGGAAAACAGCTTTAATCAGACTGCTTTTCATATATAGATTTATTTTAACATTAAATATAAATAAAGAAAACATTCCAGGATAAAATAGTTTTAATATTTAGCAATAATTATTATCAAACAGTTTCTTATTATTGTATTTTTAGAAATGGAACGTTTATTGTAAAATTTACCTGAAAAAAGCAATTATGAAAATTCCGGCAATATTAATGGCAAGTTTATTAGCGGTAGGAGTATCTGCACAGACTACCAGGCCTGCAGCTAAAACAAAAAAGCCTGTTAAAAAAGTAAAGAAAGCTGCTGCTTCGGATACGGCTGAAAAGAAAAAACCGGGAACTCCTAAACCGGTCGTAAAAAAAGATACACTTGTGCTTCATGGATACGGCTGCCCGGCCTGCGGAATGGGATAAGAGATGAGAAAGCCCATGTTAGGAGTATCAATGATGGCAGAAGCAGACTTTGTTTCTGCTATTTTACCATTGCTGCAGAATAATTCCATTGATGTGCTGGAATGGTCTTTTGATACCCTTTATCATCCAAATGAACCGGACTGGCTTCGTGATTTGTTAAACTTTTACGCAGAGAACGGCCGTTTGATAGGTCATGGTGTTTACTATTCTTTGTTTGATGCAAGATGGACAGAAAGACAGGATGAATGGCTGAAAAAGCTTAAAGAAGAAGTCAGGCTCCGGAATTACAACCATATTACTGAACATTTTGGTTTCATGAATACGGAAAATTTTCATCAGGGAGTGCCATTACCGGTCTCTCTGCATCCAAAAACTTTACAAATAGGAAAAGACAGGCTTTGCAGACTTCAGGAAGCGGTGGATATTCCTGTAGGGATAGAGAATCTGGCATTTTCTTTTTCCGTAGATGATGTCAAAGAGCAAGGAGTATTTCTTGATCAGCTGACAGAAGATACAAATGGATTTCTGATTCTTGATCTCCATAATATTTATTGTCAATCCTGTAATTTTGGGGTAGAAATGAAAGAGATCGTTGATTTATACCCTCTGAATAAGGTAAAAGAGATTCATCTTTCAGGAGGAAGCTGGCAGGAGAGTGCTTACGGGAAAAAGCAGGTGAGGAGAGATACTCATGATGACGTCATTCCGCAGGATATTCTTTCGGTTTTACCCTCTGTAATGGAACAATGCCAAAATCTGGAATATATTATTATTGAAAGACTCGGGCATACTGTAAAAACGGAAGAAGAAAAAGTTTCTTTCCTGAATGATTTTAATACTGTCAGAAAGATTATTGAAATATCCGACTTGAAACTGGCAGAAAGGAACTGGATGAAAAAAGAAATGATACTTCCGGAGAAACCTTTGGAAGATAGGGTGCTGTATGAAGAACAATCGGAGCTTACTAAGCTTCTTTTTGAAAATGCTGATGCTGCAGTTATTAAAAATCATGACTTTCATTATTTCAAAACAGAAAACTGGGATTCTGAAATGATTCTTACAGCGCAGAACATCATTAAAAAATGGAATCCTTATTAAATTCTATTCTGATAACCAAAATCAAATTATATGAAAATGACAACATTAGTATTGATCATTACCTCTGTTCTCACTGCTTTGATAGGAGGACTTTTTTATGCTTATTCATGTTCTGTGGTCCTCGGGCTGGGAAAGCTGTCTGATCCGGAATACCTGAAAGCTATGCAGAACATCAACCGGGAAATCCTTAATCCTGTCTTCTTTATGAGTTTTATGGGTACTGTAGTTCTGCTTCCTGTTTCAATGTTTTTGTTTCGTGGACAACAGTCTGTCTTTATTTTTCTCCTTCTGGCTACATTGGCTTACCTGATTGGAGTTTTTGGGGTTACGGTTGCCGGAAATGTTCCGATGAATGATGCTCTGGATAAGTTTGATATTAAAGGTTCCAATACGGAAGCGATCAGACAGATGCGGGAAAATTTTGAAAACAGATGGAATTTCCTGAATAATATAAGAACTGTTTTTTCTGTCATTTCTATCATTTTTGTAGTCTGTGCTTGTGTCTGGAATAAGGAAGTATAAAAATTATAATGGAATTAGGTAAAAATACGCAAATGTCAGATTCAGTATTTCTACGGATGTGTACGTGTGGTTTTATTCAGATCTTTGTCTTGTTAGTAAGACAGTTTTAAACATTTTCAACAAGTTGAAAAAAAGATTATAACCAAGACGACTTAAGTTTCCAAACAAGAGAAAAGGCAGCCAACGGCTGCCTTTTGTGTATGATAAAAGATAATCTTAAATCTTTAAAAGTTCGATCGTTCTTTCCGGGCTTTCAGCTGAGAAAACAGCATTTCCTGCAACAAGAACGTCGGCGCCGGCTTCAAATAATTTAGAAGCGTTGTCAAGATTTACACCTCCGTCTACCTCAATAAGTGCTGTAGAATTGTTACTTAAGATCAGATCTTTGGTTTCAGCAATCTTTTTATAGGTATTTTCGATGAACTTCTGACCTCCAAATCCCGGGTTTACGCTCATTAATAATACAAGATCGACATCTGCAATAATATCTTCAAGCATTAACACCGGAGTGGAAGGATTTAAAACTACACCCGCTTTTGCCCCTTTATTCTGAATATGATGAATGGTTCTGTGAAGATGGGTACATGCCTCATAATGTACAGAAACAAGGTCTGCACCAAGATTGATAAATTCATCAACATATTTTTCAGGTTCCACAATCATCAGGTGAACATCTACAAATTTTTTAGCATGCTGCTGAACGGTTTTCATTACCGGAAAACCAAATGAAATGTTGGGTACAAATCTGCCGTCCATTACATCAACGTGGAACCAGTCGGCCTGAGAATTGTTCAGCATTTCAATTTCTCTTTGCAGATTCCCGAAGTCTGCAGATAAAAGGGATGGAGCAATAAGCTTCGTTTTCATTTTTACTTTTTATACTTTTACTTTATATTATCCTATTGAAAATGAACGGTCATTGGTGAAATAATAATAAGTCAGATATCCTGTTATTATCATCACTTCTATGATGGAAACCTTTTTATAGCTAATGTTTCTGATTAAAAACCTGTCGATTACAAAAAATCCGAACAAAACCAACAGGAAAATTATTTCTACTGTAACCCCCAGGCTCCCGCTTTCAGGAATGGTCAATAACTGATAGACAATTAAAGGAATTCCAAGTACGGCCAGGATGATAAATACAATAGAGATAAAAGTTGGCTTTTTGATTAAATCAGAAATTGCGTTCATTTTAATGATATTTCAGTTTCATTTCCGGCTTGATCTTAAGGACCGTTTCGTAGATAAGTTTAATAACATTAGCTACATCTTCCTTAGACACCATTTCTACCGTAGTATGCATATAACGCAAAGGTAAGGAAATTAACGCACTTGGTACTCCGCCGTTAGAATGGGCAAAGGCATCTGTATCAGTTCCTGTAGCTCTGCTGGCTGCGGCTCTCTGGAAAGGAATTTTTTTAGCCTTTGCAGTATCAATGATTAATTCTCTGATGGTGTGGTGAACGCTCGGTGCAAAGAAAACTACCGGACCTGCACCACATTTCTGGTCACCTTCTTTTTTCTTTTCAATCATCGGAGTGGTAGTATCATGGGTGACGTCCGTTACAATGGCAATATTCGGTTTGATAGTATCAGCAATCATATCTGCTCCATATAAGCCTACTTCTTCCTGTACGGAATTAGTGATGTAAAGCCCGAAAGGAATTGATTTCTTATTTTCTTTTAAAAGTCTTGCTACTTCAGCAATCATAAAACCTCCGATTCTGTTGTCCAAAGCTCTGCACACAAAATAACGGTCGTTCATTTCAAAGAATTCGTCAGGATAAGTAATCATGCATCCTACATATATTCCCATTTCTTCGACTTCCTTTTTGGAAGTAGCGCCACAGTCTATAAAAATATTTTCGATTTTTGGAGTCGGCTCATTCTGGTTTGTTCTTGTATGAATGGCCGGCCATCCGAATACTCCTTTTACAATTCCGTTTTCTCCGTGAATATGCACCACTTTGGAAGGGGCAATGGTCTGGTCTGAGCCTCCATTTCTGATGACATAAATCAATCCATCGTCAGTAATATAATTAACATACCATGAGATTTCATCAGCATGCGCTTCAATCACTACTTTAAATTCAGCTTCCGGATTGATAATCCCATAGCAGGTTCCATAATGGTCTATTTCTATCTTATCTACATACGGTCTGATGTAATCCATCCAGACTTCCTGTCCTTTATGTTCGTAACCTGTTGGTGATGAAGTGTTTAGGTATTTTTCTAAAAATTTCAAAGATTTCTTTTCAAATTTCATAAAAAGGAATGATTTTTGCGTTCAATTTTTGTTCTTATAAGTGTAAAAATAATGAATTTTAGTAAGATTATCTGCCTTTTTATTCTCTTTTTTGGAGTCAGTGTTTTCGGTCAGAAGGATGGTATTGTGGCAAAACCTCTCAATCAATACCCGCCCGAATCTCTGAAAGTGGATGAATTCGGTAATAAATATTATTACGACGAGCAGCAGAAAATTAAGGTTTATGAAATCAATGGAGAACCTGTCGTCGTTTTAGATGAACTGGTATTGGTGAACAAGCCACGGTTTAACAATCAGCTGGATAAGAATTACTATTACTTCCTGAATAAAAAACTCTATAGGGTATATCCGTTATTTGTTACCGCATTGCAGCAGTACAGGGATATTCAGAAAGATATGAATGATATGGATAGTAAAGCCAAGAGAAAGTTTGTAAGAGAGAGACAGAATATACTGGCTGACCAATATGAGAAACAACTGAGAGATCTTACTACTACCGAAGGACAGGTTTTTGCAAAACTGATGAACAGGGCTACCGGTAAAAATGTCTTTGAAATTATCAAAGAACTTAGAGGTGGATGGAGCGCTTTCTGGTGGAATGTAAAAGGAAAAATGGCTGATATTGATCTGAAAGAACGTTATGACCCTCATACCAACAGAAGTGATGAATTTATAGAATCACTGCTGCAGTCCAATTGGAACTCAGGTTATTTACAGCCTTACCCGGGAGCAAGCGATTTTAAAGTAAAGAAATAATATAAATTCCTGTAAGATTACTTACAGGAATTTTTCTTTTAATTTATTAAATACAATTTTATCTATCGGAAGCGGGAAAGGATTGTCTGGTCTGTCAATATCAATCCATTCTGTTTTTTCAATACAGGGATCCATAATAATAAAATCTTCTTCATTGATGATGTCTACAATATAATATATGGTAAGCAGCTGTTCATTTTCTCTGAAACGGGAAACAAGAAAGTTTTCCTGGGTGTAGAAATGTTCCAGTACATTTATTTTTACATTCAGTTCTTCATCAAACTCACGATGCAGGCATTCCAGTACGCCTTCTCCGTATTCCAGTCCGCCACCCGGAAATTTCATTAAAGGTTCGCCGGCATATTCTTCAAATAAGGTTAAAACCTGTTTATCTTTTACCGCACATGCATACACTCTAATGTTGATCTTATCTATCATATATATAATGTATAATATTTTGTATAGCTAATGTAAGGAAATTTTACAGAGGTGAAAAGGCGAAATAGGGAAAAAACAAAATAGCTGAAAAGCAAATTTGAAGATCCGCTTCTGGATAGTTTTTGCCTTTTAGCAATTTTGCCCCTTTGCCTTTTACAGTTTCACTGCGTTAATCATCTCTCTTTTCCCCGGCGGGCCCTGTTTTTTTTCAACCTGGAAATTCAATTCCTGAAGAATTCTTCTTACGCTGCCTTTTGAAGAATAAGTTGTTAATAATCCGTTAATGGCCATTTTGTCAGCAACCAGCTCAAATAACGGTTTTTCCCAAAGGTCAGGCTGTACTCTGGCGCCAAAACAATCAAAGTAGACAAGGTTAATTTCAGGCAGATCAATGTCTTTCAGGTCAAAAAAATCACATTCTATCTTTTTTAGGTTGAATCCACTAATAATTTCTACTGACTTTTCCCAATCTGACAGATGAATTTTCTGATAAATATTTTTTAACTCCGGGTTATCAAAAAGTTCATCGTAAGCCAAATCTTTAACTTCGGATTCATTTATGGGGTATTTTTCGAGCGAAAAATAATTGATGACATGATTTTTGTCAGTTTTTAAATATTCATTAATTGTTACCAAAACATTCAAACCTGTTCCAAAACCGAGTTCTAAAATATTAATTTCGCAATCATTTATCAAATTCAGTCCATTTTTGATAAACACGTGTTCGGCTTCCTGTAGTGCCCCGTGATGAGAATGGTAGTTTTCATTTAATTCATTGATAAACAATGTTTTACTACCATCGTTTGTGGTCTTAATTTCTCTTTTCAAGCTATTTTTTTGTCAAATTTACTCTAAAATTTTTATATTTAGAAAATTATGTTAAATTTGTAGAACATCGTAAAAATTTTAAAAAATGATAATTCAAAAAACTGAAAACTCCAGAATTTCTACATTTGACCCTAACAATTTTTCATTCGGAAATACTTTCATCGATCATATGATCATTTGTGAGTATGAAAACGGAAAATGGGGTGATGTAAAATTAGTTCCTTACGGTCCGATTCCATTTACACCTGCTATGATGGGAGTAAATTATGGACAAGCTTGTTTTGAAGGTATGAAAGCCTATAAAGACAAAGACGGGCAGGTTTTCCTTTTCAGGCCTGAAAAGAATTTTGAACGTATCAATAAGTCAGCGAAGCGTCTTGCTATGCCCGAAGTGACTGAAGAAATGTTTTTAGACGGATTAAAAGCATTAGTAGATATCGACAGAGATTGGATTCCACAGGGGGAAGGAATGTCTCTTTATATCAGACCTTTGATTTTTGCTACAGAAGAAGCTTTGAAAGCAAGAGTTTCGAATAAATATATGTTTGCTATCGTTGCAACGCCAGCGAAGAGTTATTATTCAGAACCGGTATCAGTGAAAATTTCTGACCACTATTCAAGAGCTGCAAACGGAGGAGTAGGTTCTGCAAAAGCTGCAGGGAACTACGCTGCTTCTTTCTATCCTACACAATTGGCTATAGAAGAAGGATATGAGCAGATCATCTGGACAGATGATGCTACTCACGAATATTTCGAAGAAAGTGGTACAATGAACGTATTTGTAAGAATCAACGATACAATCTATACACCTCCGACTTCTGAAAAAATCCTTGACGGAGTAACAAGAGACAGCTTTATTCAGTTGGCAAAGAGAAGAGGAATCGAAGTAAAAGTAGAGCCTATAGCTGTAAAAACAGTAATTGAAGCTTTAAAGAACGGTTCTCTTAAAGAAGTTTGGGGAGTAGGTACGGCTGTAGTAACCACTCAGTTCCAGGCTTTAGGATACCAGGGAGAAAAACTTGATCTTCCAAGATTATCTGATGAAGAAAGCTTTGCAGCGATCCTTAAGAAAGACCTTGTAGACTTACAAACGAACCTGTCTGAAGATCCTTTCGGATGGAGAGTTATTGTAGACCACGCTTTGGAAACAGTATAATAGCATAAAATAACAATATGAAAGCCGGGTTTTTCCCGGCTTTTTTGTATCTATGTATTTATAAAAATGTATGAATAGTTTAAGATCAGATTCATATTTTATTACATTCACACATTTCTTAACCAAGTTTTGTAATTAATTCCCGAAATGTGTATTTTCGCAAAAGTTTATGAAAAAAATACTCTTCATATCAGCCATAAGCCTGTTGAGCTGCAACAGAAATGCCCAGACGGCTCATCCTCCTGTAGGCGGTGTTTTAAGCCAGAAAGATCTGGATGTTTCCAAAAACAGGATGAAAAACTTAAATACTATAGAACGGGGCCAGATTCAGGACTGGATCAATGGCCAGTCTGTAAAGTATTATCCTACGCAGCTTAATTACTGGGTAACGGTGGAAGGTTATGATCAGAGAGAAAAAAGGAAGGATGAAACCATGATTTCCTATTCCTATGATCTGTATGATTTTGACGAGACTAAAATCTATGACAAGCCTTTTGAAAGGAGAGATGCCAGATTCGGGCATTTTGATGAACTGAAAGCGGTGGAGAATGCTTTACGTTTTATACGGGATGGAGAGGAAGTAACGCTTTTGGTACCGTCTTCACTGGCTTACGGAACCTACGGAGACGAAAAGAAAATAGACAACGACATTCCATTAATCATAAAATTAAAAGCTCTATAATACATGAAATTGTTTAACAAGAATATAATTCTGGCAGCGGCAAGTATTTCGCTGATGAGTTGTACCCCAATTTATAAAAAAATGAACGTAGACAAAGAAACTTACGAAGGTCTTAATGACGGACTTTATGCCAATCTTCAAACCACAAAAGGAAATATGATTGTGAAGTTTGAAGACAAGAAAGCACCAGTAACTGTAGCCAACTTTATCGGTCTTGCAGAAGGGAAAATCGATAACAAAGCTAAGGCTAAAGGAGTTCCTTACTATGACGGAACTATTTTCCACAGAGTAATCAAAGATTTCATGATCCAGGGAGGTGACCCTCAGGGAACAGGTATGGGAGATCCGGGATATAAATTCGAGGATGAAAGAAATGACCTTAAACACACAGGAAAAGGGATCCTTTCTATGGCGAACTCAGGACCTAACACAAACGGTTCCCAGTTCTTTATTACTGAAGTAGCTACTCCTTGGTTGGACGGAAGACATACGATCTTCGGAAAAGTAGTAAAAGGAACTGAAGTGATTGATGCTATTGCTAACGTTGAAAAAGGAGCTCAGGATAAGCCTAAAACAGATATCGTTTTAGAAAAAGTTTCTGTTTTCAGCAAAGGTGACGAGTACAAACACTACGATGCAGCTAAAACTTTTAACGAAGGAAAAGCTAAAATCGCAGAAAACAATAAAGCTTTCATCGCTAAAGAAGAAGCTGAAAGAAAGAAAAAAGAAGAAGAATTCAAAGCTAACCAGGAGAAATTGGTAGAAAGCCTGAAAGCTGGTATGCAGAAAACTGAATCCGGTCTTTATTATAAAATCACAAAAACAGCTGACGGTAAAGCTCCAAAAGCTGGTGACAATGTATCTGTACACTATGCAGGTAAATTAGTGGACGGAACTGAGTTTGATTCTTCATTCAAAAGAAATGAGCCGATCGAAATTCCAATCGGAATGGGAAGAGTAATCAAAGGATGGGATGAAGGGATCCTTTTATTGAAAGAAGGTGAAACAGCAACATTATTGATTCCGCCGGCAATGGCTTACGGAGAAAGAGGAGCAGGAGGGGTAATCCCGCCAAACTCATGGTTGGTTTTCGATGTTGAGCTTGTAAAAGTAAAATAATTGAATCTTCAAAATATGGTAAAAGCCGTCCGAAAGGATGGCTTTTTTATTTTGCTCAAAATATTCTGTAACGATCTGAGTCAATATCACGACATATTTTACAGTTGGAAAGTTTAATAATTTTTCTGGCAAAAATGTAACACCCTTCAATCATGAAAACCAAATCACTTCTGCTTCTGTTCGTTATGCTGTCTTTTATGGCTTTTTCACAGACCAGGGCAAATCCGGACGATGCCGCAATAAAAAAATCACTTACTTATTTTGTAAACAGCATTCAATCTAAAAAGATCGATCAGGCGGTAAGCTGTATATATCCAAAATTCTTCACGATAGTTTCAAAAGAGCAGATGACCCAAATTTTGAATATGACTTACAATAATCCATTCATGAAAATTGAAGTACAGGATTTAAAGTTTGGAACTATTGAAAAACCTGAACTCATTACCGGTGAATATTTTTCTATCACCCATTACTTTTTGAAACTGAAATGCAACGTCAGTTCATTAAATGATGACATGAAAAAGAAAATGAGCGGTGCCTTAACAGCTAAGTACGGTGCGGATAATGTGAAATATGTAGCCAGCGAAGGTTCTTATCTCATCAACGCTGGTATGAAAACCTGTGCGGTTTCAAAAGATAAAAAGGCGTGGAAATTTGTGATGCTTGAAAAGGAATATAAAAAAGAACTGGTGAAAATTTTACCGAAGAAAATTCTGGATAAGTTTTAAAGATTAAGCAGTAAGTGCTGGTTTTATATAAGCATAGAGCTGTCATGAAGAAACACTTCTTTATTTTCTGTAAATACCGTAAAAATACGGATTTCGGTAAGGAGTTATTACTTCTATCTTTATCCAGCACTTATAAGAAACAAAATAAATATGTTGGATCTGAATTACGATGAGATAAAAAAGGAAATAGAGTCGGAAGTATGTGAAACGCACAATCTGCATCCGGAACTGATTAAAACAGATGAAGGCTTCGGTATCAAAGCCTGTTGCGAGCCTTTCAGGGAAAAAATGGTTGAAAAATCCGGAAAAATGATCGAGGAAGAAACCCAGAAGATCCTCGAAAAAATGCTGAAGAATATGTTTAAAGAATAAATTTTTACGATGTGATGATAGCACTTGTTGTTATCACGGGAGCTGCTCCAGAAGGAGTGGCTTTTTTTGTTGGAAATGAAAAATATATTTTTTAAATAACTTGAATAATAAAAAACCGCCCCAAAACAGGGCGGTTTTCCAAGTAAAAATAAATTGAAAGTTATATGTTTTGTTATCTTTTCTTCACACGTGTTCCGGCCAGGGAACTGATGAATACAAGGCCAAACCCGATATAAGCGGCAAATGCCGTCAGGTATATAATTAAGCTGTTAAAGCTTGGTTTTGTGGCGTATACCAACACAGAAAATGCAGCAAAACTCAACACCAGCATTAGGCTCCATATATGCAATTTCGCAGCATCTTCATTTCTCTTAAAAATCATTTCAAAAAACGCTCTCATCATTACTAACATTTTAAGGGTTATACATTAATTTATATCATAAAGGCGCACTCATCACGGTAAAAAGAATATATTCTTTTACTGGGCTAAGGTTCACGATGACTTTGCCATTTATTTATATTATGATACCGGGCTGAAAGTCCGGGATATTTTGTTTTTTTGAATCAATAAATGATTCCTGGTTATTGTGATACCAGTCAGATACGGGTGCAAAACTGCTATGAAAAACTAATGGGGGTTAGTTGATCAGGGGCCCGTATCTTTTACGGCATCGTAGAAAAAAAAGGGATTCATATTTACATATGAATTTGAATCAGTGGAAAAACTGAAAATCCACAGAAAACCTTTTTTCTCATCCTTAGTGTTTTTTTATTTTTTTTCTCCATAATTTACATGCCAATATTATGCCAAAGTTCAGATTATGCGATTGACACTTTGTTTCACGGGATTGATGAGATCAGTATTGAAGCGTGTTTTCTTCTGTTATTTCCTTAAACATAGAAAAATTTTCTATTACTTAGGTGTTATTAATGACAACAAAGAAAATATTACGGAGAAATTGTTTTTCATATTTATAATATGATGGGAAAAGTTTAGCATGAAGCTTGTGTCCTTAAAGATAGAACTAATGATTAGAATACTGTTTTCAACTTATTTTTAATTTATTTGAATAAAATGAGTTTTATGAAATTGGTGTTATTCGTGAAATTATTAGTGTCATTTGTGTTTAATCATAACCACAAATAGCACTAATATTTTTACACAAATTTCACAAATAGTATCATACGAATCAAGCTATTAAAAGATTTGCATGATCATCTGTGCACATCTGCAAAATCAGTGGGGAAAAATATTTAAATTGATGATTTATCAACAGTGTTTAAAAAGAAAACCGTCTTTACAGACGGTTTCATATTTACCAGTTTTTGTCAATCATATAG belongs to Chryseobacterium gleum and includes:
- a CDS encoding DUF4294 domain-containing protein, with the protein product MNFSKIICLFILFFGVSVFGQKDGIVAKPLNQYPPESLKVDEFGNKYYYDEQQKIKVYEINGEPVVVLDELVLVNKPRFNNQLDKNYYYFLNKKLYRVYPLFVTALQQYRDIQKDMNDMDSKAKRKFVRERQNILADQYEKQLRDLTTTEGQVFAKLMNRATGKNVFEIIKELRGGWSAFWWNVKGKMADIDLKERYDPHTNRSDEFIESLLQSNWNSGYLQPYPGASDFKVKK
- a CDS encoding NUDIX domain-containing protein, translated to MIDKINIRVYACAVKDKQVLTLFEEYAGEPLMKFPGGGLEYGEGVLECLHREFDEELNVKINVLEHFYTQENFLVSRFRENEQLLTIYYIVDIINEEDFIIMDPCIEKTEWIDIDRPDNPFPLPIDKIVFNKLKEKFL
- the mnmD gene encoding tRNA (5-methylaminomethyl-2-thiouridine)(34)-methyltransferase MnmD; protein product: MKREIKTTNDGSKTLFINELNENYHSHHGALQEAEHVFIKNGLNLINDCEINILELGFGTGLNVLVTINEYLKTDKNHVINYFSLEKYPINESEVKDLAYDELFDNPELKNIYQKIHLSDWEKSVEIISGFNLKKIECDFFDLKDIDLPEINLVYFDCFGARVQPDLWEKPLFELVADKMAINGLLTTYSSKGSVRRILQELNFQVEKKQGPPGKREMINAVKL
- a CDS encoding branched-chain amino acid aminotransferase, whose protein sequence is MIIQKTENSRISTFDPNNFSFGNTFIDHMIICEYENGKWGDVKLVPYGPIPFTPAMMGVNYGQACFEGMKAYKDKDGQVFLFRPEKNFERINKSAKRLAMPEVTEEMFLDGLKALVDIDRDWIPQGEGMSLYIRPLIFATEEALKARVSNKYMFAIVATPAKSYYSEPVSVKISDHYSRAANGGVGSAKAAGNYAASFYPTQLAIEEGYEQIIWTDDATHEYFEESGTMNVFVRINDTIYTPPTSEKILDGVTRDSFIQLAKRRGIEVKVEPIAVKTVIEALKNGSLKEVWGVGTAVVTTQFQALGYQGEKLDLPRLSDEESFAAILKKDLVDLQTNLSEDPFGWRVIVDHALETV
- a CDS encoding FKBP-type peptidyl-prolyl cis-trans isomerase, producing MKKILFISAISLLSCNRNAQTAHPPVGGVLSQKDLDVSKNRMKNLNTIERGQIQDWINGQSVKYYPTQLNYWVTVEGYDQREKRKDETMISYSYDLYDFDETKIYDKPFERRDARFGHFDELKAVENALRFIRDGEEVTLLVPSSLAYGTYGDEKKIDNDIPLIIKLKAL
- a CDS encoding peptidylprolyl isomerase, with amino-acid sequence MNVDKETYEGLNDGLYANLQTTKGNMIVKFEDKKAPVTVANFIGLAEGKIDNKAKAKGVPYYDGTIFHRVIKDFMIQGGDPQGTGMGDPGYKFEDERNDLKHTGKGILSMANSGPNTNGSQFFITEVATPWLDGRHTIFGKVVKGTEVIDAIANVEKGAQDKPKTDIVLEKVSVFSKGDEYKHYDAAKTFNEGKAKIAENNKAFIAKEEAERKKKEEEFKANQEKLVESLKAGMQKTESGLYYKITKTADGKAPKAGDNVSVHYAGKLVDGTEFDSSFKRNEPIEIPIGMGRVIKGWDEGILLLKEGETATLLIPPAMAYGERGAGGVIPPNSWLVFDVELVKVK